The following coding sequences lie in one Sorghum bicolor cultivar BTx623 chromosome 6, Sorghum_bicolor_NCBIv3, whole genome shotgun sequence genomic window:
- the LOC8075248 gene encoding acetyl-coenzyme A synthetase, chloroplastic/glyoxysomal: MAQHIYATNCGCARPAIPLLLLPAPTLLPLPLASSSSRLRRRRAGAMGASDHLAAAAAAAKPRNGRPCAAVLGEPLPALDDPGLLVHPSADFAAQALVSSTQQYREMYQKSIDDPAGFWSEIADEFYWKQKWSPDEVCAENLDVTKGPIKIEWFKGGKTNICYNAVDRHVEAGNGDKIAMYWEGNEPSQDGKLTYSELLEKVCQLSNYLKSVGVGKGDAVVIYLPMLMELPIAMLACARIGAVHSVVFAGFSAEALAQRVIDCKPKVVITCNAVKRGLKIIFLKDIVDASLDESAKNGVDVGICLTYENQSALNKVDTRWTTGRDVWWQDVVPDFPTKCDVEWVDAEDPLFLLYTSGSTGKPKGVLHTTGGYMVYSATTFKHAFDYKPTDIYWCTADCGWITGHSYVTYGPLLNGATVLVFEGAPNYPDPGRCWDIVDKYGVTIFYTAPTLIRSLMRDGTEYVARYSRKSLRVLGSVGEPINPTAWRWFYDVIGDSRCPISDTWWQTETGGFMITPLPGAWPQKPGSATFPFFGVQPVIVDEKGREMEGECSGYLCIKKSWPGAFRTLYGDKERYETTYFKPFAGYYFSGDGCSRDKDGYHWLTGRVDDVINVSGHRIGTAEVESALVSHPKCAEAAVVGIDHEVKGQGIYAFVTLVDGVPYSDDLRKSLVMTVRSQIGAFAAPDKIHWAPGLPKTRSGKIMRRILRKIASRQLDELGDTSTLADPGVVDQLIVLSDS; the protein is encoded by the exons ATGGCCCAGCATATATACGCCACCAACTGCGGGTGTGCCCGCCCCGCGATCCCGCTACTACTGCTGCCCGCGCCGaccctcctccctctccctctcgccTCCTCCTCGTCTCGGTTGCGGCGCCGGAGGGCTGGTGCCATGGGCGCGAGCGATcacctggcggcggcggcggccgccgccaaGCCGCGGAACGGCAGGCCGTGCGCGGCCGTGCTGGGCGAGCCGCTGCCGGCGCTCGACGACCCCGGCCTCCTCGTCCACCCCAGCGCCGACTTCGCCGCCCAGGCGCTCGTCTCCTCCACACAGCAG TACCGGGAGATGTATCAAAAGTCGATCGACGACCCAGCTGGGTTCTGGTCGGAGATCGCGGATGAGTTCTACTGGAAGCAGAAGTGGAGCCCTGATGAAGTTTGTGCGGAGAACCTCGACGTGACCAAGGGGCCGATCAAGATTGAA TGGTTCAAGGGGGGAAAGACCAACATATGCTACAATGCGGTGGACCGCCATGTGGAGGCTGGGAATGGGGACAAGATTGCCATGTACTGGGAGGGGAATGAGCCCAGTCAGGATGGGAAGCTCACCTACTCTGAGCTCCTGGAAAAGGTTTGCCAG CTGTCGAATTACTTGAAAAGCGTCGGCGTTGGAAAGGGTGATGCCGTGGTGATCTACCTACCAATGTTGATGGAGCTGCCGATTGCAATGCTTGCATGTGCCCGCATTGGTGCTGTTCACTCG GTTGTGTTTGCTGGCTTCTCAGCCGAGGCACTGGCCCAACGAGTTATTGATTGCAAGCCTAAGGTTGTTATTACCTGCAATGCTGTGAAAAGGGGGTTGAAAATCATCTTTCTCAAAGATATAGTAGATGCATCTCTGGATGAAAGTGCAAAGAATGGAGTTGATGTAG GCATTTGCTTGACATACGAAAACCAGTCCGCGCTGAATAAAGTAGACACGCGATGGACAACAGGAAGAGATGTTTGGTGGCAG GATGTTGTGCCCGATTTCCCAACTAAATGTGATGTGGAATGGGTTGATGCAGAGGATCCACTGTTTCTTTTGTACACAAGTGGCAGCACAGGAAAGCCAAAG GGTGTGTTGCATACAACTGGGGGCTATATGGTCTACTCTGCTACAACATTTAAGCATGCATTTGACTACAAGCCAACAGACATATACTG GTGCACTGCAGATTGTGGCTGGATTACTGGACATAGTTATGTGACATATGGTCCACTATTGAATGGAGCCACAGTTCTTGTTTTTGAAGGG GCTCCAAATTACCCTGATCCTGGTCGCTGTTGGGACATCGTTGATAAATATGGAGTGACAATATTTTATACTGCACCAACACTTATACGCTCGCTTATGCGTGATGGTACTGAG TATGTTGCTCGGTACTCTCGCAAGTCCCTCCGAGTGCTTGGAAGTGTGGGTGAGCCAATCAACCCCACCGCATGGAG GTGGTTCTATGATGTTATTGGCGACTCACGATGCCCTATATCAGATACTTGGTGGCAGACTGAAACTGGGGGATTCATG ATAACTCCATTACCTGGTGCTTGGCCTCAAAAGCCAGGATCAGCAACATTTCCTTTCTTCGGTGTGCAG CCAGTCATTGTTGACGAGAAAGGTCGGGAAATGGAAGGAGAATGCAGTGGGTATCTTTGCATAAAGAAATCGTGGCCTGGGGCTTTCCGGACTCTATATGGAgataaagagagatatgagacgACATACTTCAAACCATTTGCTGGATATTATTTCTCGGGTGATGGCTGCAGCAG GGATAAAGATGGTTACCACTGGCTGACTGGAAGAGTTGATGATGTTATCAATGTGAG TGGACACCGGATTGGGACAGCCGAAGTTGAGTCTGCTCTGGTTTCACATCCAAAATGTGCCGAGGCCGCTGTTGTTGGTATTGATCACGAG GTTAAAGGTCAGGGAATATATGCTTTCGTGACTTTGGTAGATGGTGTTCCCTACAGTGACGATCTACGGAAAAGCCTCGTTATGACGGTCCGCAGTCAG ATTGGCGCGTTTGCTGCTCCTGACAAGATCCACTGGGCACCTGGGCTCCCAAAGACGCGAAGTGGGAAGATCATGCGAAGAATCTTACGAAAAATCGCATCCAGGCAACTAGATGAGCTCGGAGACACGAGCACGCTTGCTGACCCCGGTGTTGTGGACCAGCTGATTGTGCTCAGTGACAGCTAA